The genomic region ATAGCTGTCAGCTCTCAGCTTTCAGCCGTCAAATCAGGCGGACTGAAAGCTGAAAGCCTAAAATCTACCCTATGAATAAACAAAACCTCCCAGTTGTAAAAGCAGAAATGTTAATCCGAAAGCCTGTGCATGAGGTATTTGAAGCAATGATAAACCCGGAGATCACCTCAAAATTCTGGTTCACCAAAAGCAGCGGTCGGGTTGAACCCGGAAAAACTCTTGAGTGGGAATGGGGGCAATTCGGGGTTTCGGATACAGTAGATATCCTTGAAGTACGAACCAATGAATATATTTCCCTGGAATGGAAACCTGGAGATCTGAAAACGAAAGTGGAAATGGAATTTGAGCCTCATTCCGAAACCTCCACCCTGTTCAAAGTAACTGAAAGTGGGTTTTGGGACTCCGCCCCTGCCGAAGATGAGAAGCTTGAAGAAAAGATTAACCTGATGTTAGGACAGAACGGCGGCTGGAATTTGGTACTCTGCAACATGAAAGCCTGGCTGGAACATAAACTGGATCTGAATTTAATTGCAGACCATAACCCCAAAGCAGCTGTTAAATGAATATTGCCGTATATAAAACAAATGTGGGCAGCAAGGAAGTTGCCAAACCGATCATATCCGCCATTCAACATCAAATTGGAGAGTGTGAGGTGAGCTTTGATCTGGAAGACCGCGATAACGTACTGCGGGTCGAAAGTATGAATACGACCATAGATGAATCCGCTCTTGAGGATATTTTCAAAAAACACGGTTACCGCATTGAACCATTACCTTAAAACTAAACAGGGGAATTTATGAAACGAAACGTACTGATTTTTGGATCCATTATCGGAGTCATTTTGATATTCCATATCATATATATGGTACACCTGATGTACAGCAAGCCTGATTTCCAGAGCAATGACGTCTTGGGATACATTTTCTTATTTGGCGTGTTTTCTTTGGTTTTCTTCGGAGTTAGAAATTACCGGAACAAGGAATTGGACGGATTTATATCCCTTGGAAAAGCATTCAAAACCGGGGCTTTGATTGCCTTGCTTGCAGCCACTTTTTATGTGGTTTTCTGGTTGTTTTATTATTACTTGTATGTGCCCGATTTCTTAGATAAATACATTGAACACGTAATGCTTGAAGCCGCCCTGGAAGGTGCAACGGAAGCCGAACTGGCTGCCCAATCGGAGCAAATGGACCAATTTAAGTCATGGTATCAAAGTCCCTTCATGGTAGTTTTTATTACTTACATGGAAGTTCTGCCCATCGGACTGGTAGTGGCTTTTATAAGCTCGCTGGTTCTGAAGAAAAAGCCTGAGACAGATCATAAATAAAACTTAGGG from Gracilimonas sp. harbors:
- a CDS encoding DUF4199 domain-containing protein, which encodes MKRNVLIFGSIIGVILIFHIIYMVHLMYSKPDFQSNDVLGYIFLFGVFSLVFFGVRNYRNKELDGFISLGKAFKTGALIALLAATFYVVFWLFYYYLYVPDFLDKYIEHVMLEAALEGATEAELAAQSEQMDQFKSWYQSPFMVVFITYMEVLPIGLVVAFISSLVLKKKPETDHK
- a CDS encoding SRPBCC family protein — encoded protein: MNKQNLPVVKAEMLIRKPVHEVFEAMINPEITSKFWFTKSSGRVEPGKTLEWEWGQFGVSDTVDILEVRTNEYISLEWKPGDLKTKVEMEFEPHSETSTLFKVTESGFWDSAPAEDEKLEEKINLMLGQNGGWNLVLCNMKAWLEHKLDLNLIADHNPKAAVK